Genomic window (Streptomyces yatensis):
TGGAAGTACGCCACCAACCCCCACCTCGACGACCGGTATGTCACCCTCGCCCGCGAGGGGGGAGAACTGGTCGGCATGGTGGGGGTCTTCGGCGCCTGCTGGGAGGTGGCGGGGGACCGGTTCATGCTGCCCTGCCTGACCGACACCGTGGTCGCCCCCCGGTACCAGGGCAGCCCGCTGTTCCGGATGCTCACCGACGAGGTGGTGGCCCGGCTGCGCGCCGACGGTGTGCCCTGGCTGCTGGACTTCGGCGACCAGGGGGCTGGCCCCGCCATGCTGATGAACGGATGGCGCCCGATCGGCCCCTGGGCGCAAGCGGTGGTGAAACGCGAGAAGCCACTGGTGGCCGAATGGCCGTGGCATGAGCTGCCCGCCACCCGAGGAGCCAGGTCCGGCCTGACCCTACGTCCGCTGGCCGCCGTGGACGCGGAGGCGATGGCGGGGCTGGTGGCCCGGCTGCCGGGTGGCGAAGGCCCGCGCCCGGCGCGGGACGCCGCCTACTTCCGCTGGCGCGCCGCCAACCCCCTGGCCCGGTACTTCCACCTGGTGGCCGGTGACGGACCCGTCGAGGGCTATCTCATCGGACACCGCTCGGGCGTCGACACCGACGACGGGGAAACTCCTACGACCATCGTGGACTGCGAGGCCACCTCCGACGAGGTGTTCGCGGACCTGGTGGAGGCCGCCCTGACGTGGCTGCCCGGCGCCGAGGTGCTGATGTGGGTCCGCGATCTGCCGGCGGTGCGGGTGGCGGCGCTGCGCGCGCTCGGCGCCGAACTCGACGAGCCCACCGGCCTGTTCACCCGCGATATGTACCTCCCCAGCCTGATGGTCCGCGCGACCGGCGCCGAGAT
Coding sequences:
- a CDS encoding GNAT family N-acetyltransferase, with translation MSEFSFTACTARDRAEIADFQDSLWRGGRDANLAYMDWKYATNPHLDDRYVTLAREGGELVGMVGVFGACWEVAGDRFMLPCLTDTVVAPRYQGSPLFRMLTDEVVARLRADGVPWLLDFGDQGAGPAMLMNGWRPIGPWAQAVVKREKPLVAEWPWHELPATRGARSGLTLRPLAAVDAEAMAGLVARLPGGEGPRPARDAAYFRWRAANPLARYFHLVAGDGPVEGYLIGHRSGVDTDDGETPTTIVDCEATSDEVFADLVEAALTWLPGAEVLMWVRDLPAVRVAALRALGAELDEPTGLFTRDMYLPSLMVRATGAEMPPALSALDRPDGWNLSGVSGRAWR